From one Idiomarina sp. X4 genomic stretch:
- a CDS encoding efflux RND transporter permease subunit — MSIDTRKGIISWFARNTVAANLLMILILVAGAMSVFSVRKQMFPEIELNIISIQVPFPGAAPQEVEQGVIMLIEDAIEDVDGIEEMTSRSQEGIGSVTLEVEPDYDVQVVMDEVKMLVDAIPNFPQQIEKPNIYRVRPNREVIWMTVYGDVNERTRKELAKSIRDELKTVGGITKVDVIGARDYEISIQISQQDLERYNLTFQQIVNAVRGTSIDVAGGSIKTPNGDILLRANNQAYQGGEFEKIVLISRPDGTRLTLGDIAKVEDGFVETEAFTRFDGKPATFIRVNSVGDQNDLKIAEYVRNYVDRKQQELPDEVKLAQWGDSSYYLQGRLDLMLNNMWMGGLLVFLMLSLFLQLRLAFWVMLGIPVCFLGTIAMMPLPMFDISINMISLFGFILVLGIVVDDAIVIGESAYTEIEEKGKSVDNVVAGAKRVAMPATFGVLTTMVAFIPMLMVDGGMGAIWESIAWVVILCLAFSLVESKLILPAHIANMKYSKTETEKPNAFQRFRNGFANTVQRFVTNKYRPFLKKCLHYRYTTLATFVAMLILMVGLISGGIVRWVFFPDIPSDFIRANVEMQPGTSEERTIEVLTEVSAALNKVDEKAEEAEGEGVVRHTNIWMNGTVAGTVFAELKKGEERNIDGYEIVNQWREKVPELAGVRTINFQGGIGGGSGFDLEFQLVGDDLNELKAAADDLKVVLSEYDGVFDIEDTFGDGKDEILVTTKPLANAMGINLAELATQVRYAFYGAEAQRIQRGDEEVKVMVRYPESQRQSVGNLQDMKLRTADGAEIPFTELANIEFAEGYSTITRIDRERSVNVRARVDKESVEPFRIVKEVREQKIQTILDKYPSVGFQLQGATQDEAEATGSLAIGGLLAMLAVYALMAIPLKSYSQPLIIMSVIPFGIIGAVLGHWVLGMPVSILSLFGIIALAGVVVNDSLVMVDYVNRARAAGTDLRHAVLDAGCRRFRAITLTSLTTFFGLLPIVLEKSLQAKIVIPMAISLAFGIIFATIITLLLIPCLYLILADAKRNTQSFLSWYGLAKPPEPKDMTTEEALKDY; from the coding sequence ATGTCCATAGATACTCGTAAAGGAATAATTTCTTGGTTTGCACGTAATACCGTTGCTGCAAACTTATTAATGATTCTTATTCTGGTCGCAGGCGCAATGTCGGTTTTTTCTGTGCGCAAGCAGATGTTTCCGGAAATAGAGCTGAATATCATCAGTATTCAAGTGCCATTCCCCGGTGCCGCACCTCAGGAAGTTGAGCAGGGCGTTATTATGCTCATCGAAGATGCCATTGAGGACGTTGACGGTATTGAGGAAATGACGTCGCGTTCGCAAGAGGGTATTGGTAGCGTGACTTTAGAAGTTGAACCTGACTACGATGTCCAGGTTGTAATGGATGAAGTCAAAATGCTTGTTGACGCCATTCCAAACTTTCCGCAGCAGATAGAAAAGCCGAATATTTATCGTGTCAGACCGAATCGGGAAGTCATTTGGATGACGGTTTACGGCGATGTTAATGAGCGGACTCGAAAAGAATTGGCGAAAAGCATTCGTGATGAGTTAAAAACGGTCGGCGGCATTACTAAAGTGGACGTGATTGGTGCACGTGACTACGAAATTTCTATTCAAATCTCTCAGCAGGATCTCGAGCGTTATAATTTGACGTTCCAGCAAATTGTTAATGCGGTTCGAGGTACCTCTATTGATGTGGCTGGTGGTTCTATCAAGACACCTAACGGTGATATTTTACTCCGGGCTAATAACCAAGCTTATCAAGGTGGTGAGTTTGAGAAGATTGTATTGATTAGCCGCCCTGACGGAACTCGATTAACCTTGGGTGACATAGCGAAAGTTGAAGATGGCTTTGTTGAAACTGAAGCATTTACTCGCTTTGACGGCAAGCCTGCGACGTTTATTCGTGTTAATTCTGTAGGTGATCAAAACGACTTAAAAATTGCAGAATATGTTCGTAACTACGTTGATAGAAAACAACAGGAACTGCCTGATGAAGTTAAGTTAGCACAGTGGGGAGACTCTTCGTATTACCTGCAAGGGCGTCTGGACCTCATGCTAAATAACATGTGGATGGGCGGCTTATTAGTCTTCTTGATGTTGTCTTTATTCCTTCAATTGCGTTTGGCTTTCTGGGTCATGCTGGGAATACCTGTATGCTTCCTTGGGACTATCGCAATGATGCCGTTACCCATGTTTGATATTTCTATCAACATGATTTCGTTATTCGGTTTTATATTGGTGTTAGGTATAGTGGTTGATGACGCCATTGTTATAGGCGAAAGTGCGTATACCGAAATCGAAGAAAAGGGTAAGTCGGTCGATAACGTAGTTGCCGGTGCGAAGCGTGTTGCTATGCCGGCAACCTTTGGTGTTTTAACAACCATGGTGGCATTTATTCCAATGCTGATGGTTGACGGTGGTATGGGGGCTATCTGGGAGTCTATCGCCTGGGTGGTTATTTTGTGTCTGGCATTCTCTTTGGTTGAGTCAAAACTGATTCTGCCAGCGCACATTGCCAACATGAAATATTCAAAAACGGAAACTGAAAAGCCGAACGCGTTTCAGCGCTTCCGTAACGGTTTTGCCAATACCGTACAACGCTTTGTCACCAATAAATACCGACCGTTTTTGAAGAAATGTCTGCATTATCGATACACAACCCTGGCAACGTTTGTCGCTATGCTCATTTTAATGGTCGGGCTTATTAGTGGCGGTATTGTGCGTTGGGTGTTTTTCCCTGATATTCCAAGTGATTTCATTCGCGCCAATGTTGAAATGCAACCCGGAACCTCAGAAGAGCGGACTATTGAAGTTCTGACCGAAGTATCTGCGGCACTTAATAAAGTGGATGAAAAAGCCGAAGAGGCTGAAGGTGAAGGTGTTGTTCGACATACGAATATTTGGATGAACGGAACGGTCGCCGGGACAGTGTTTGCGGAACTGAAAAAGGGAGAAGAACGTAACATCGATGGCTACGAAATCGTTAATCAGTGGCGTGAGAAAGTTCCTGAATTAGCAGGTGTCCGAACCATTAACTTCCAAGGTGGTATTGGTGGCGGCAGTGGCTTTGATCTTGAGTTCCAGCTGGTTGGTGATGACTTAAATGAACTTAAGGCTGCAGCCGATGATTTAAAGGTGGTTTTAAGTGAATACGATGGCGTCTTTGACATTGAGGACACCTTTGGTGATGGCAAAGATGAGATTCTTGTTACCACTAAGCCGTTGGCTAATGCGATGGGAATCAACCTTGCTGAACTGGCTACTCAGGTTCGTTATGCGTTTTACGGAGCAGAAGCTCAGCGTATTCAGCGAGGCGACGAAGAAGTCAAAGTAATGGTGCGTTATCCAGAGTCACAACGACAGTCAGTTGGAAACCTTCAGGATATGAAGCTTCGTACTGCAGATGGTGCAGAAATTCCATTTACAGAACTGGCTAATATCGAGTTTGCTGAAGGCTACTCAACCATTACCCGAATTGATCGCGAGCGCTCTGTGAATGTCAGAGCTAGAGTAGATAAAGAATCAGTCGAGCCGTTTCGTATCGTTAAAGAAGTTCGTGAGCAGAAAATTCAGACCATTCTGGATAAGTACCCGAGTGTTGGCTTCCAACTTCAGGGCGCGACGCAGGATGAAGCGGAAGCAACCGGCTCTTTGGCTATTGGTGGATTACTCGCTATGCTTGCTGTCTATGCATTGATGGCGATTCCGCTGAAATCATATAGTCAGCCACTTATTATAATGTCAGTTATTCCGTTCGGTATTATCGGTGCCGTATTAGGGCACTGGGTATTGGGTATGCCTGTAAGTATCTTAAGTTTATTTGGTATTATTGCCCTGGCTGGTGTTGTTGTTAACGACTCATTAGTAATGGTTGACTACGTAAACAGAGCCCGGGCTGCTGGTACGGATCTGCGTCATGCGGTACTGGACGCCGGTTGCCGACGCTTCCGTGCTATAACCTTGACATCATTAACGACCTTCTTTGGTTTATTACCAATAGTACTGGAAAAGAGTCTGCAGGCTAAAATTGTTATTCCAATGGCAATATCACTGGCGTTCGGTATTATTTTTGCGACGATTATCACGCTTTTATTAATACCATGTCTGTACCTGATATTGGCGGATGCAAAACGCAATACTCAGTCCTTTTTGTCCTGGTACGGACTGGCGAAGCCGCCTGAGCCTAAAGACATGACCACAGAGGAAGCATTGAAAGACTATTAA
- a CDS encoding alpha-ketoacid dehydrogenase subunit beta gives MAKMNLLQAINSALDLAMAKHDNVYSFGEDTGGFGGVFRATSGLTEKYGKHRNFNTPLVEQGIIGFANGLASQGSYAVAEIQFGDYIFPAFDQIVNESAKFRYRSGNEFDVGGLTIRTPYGGGIAGGHYHSQSPEAYFAHTPGMKIVTPRNPYEAKGLLLSAIFDKNPVLFMEPKRLYRASTGEVPEEEYTIPLGKADVVKEGTDITVLGWGAQMEVTEKAVEKAEEDGVSCEVIDLRTILPWDVETVTQSVLKTGRLVISQEAPITGGFASEIAATVQDKCFLYLESPIARVSGIDVPYPLCHEKEYMADHLKIYEAIKRSMNY, from the coding sequence ATGGCTAAAATGAATTTATTACAAGCCATCAACAGCGCACTCGACCTGGCGATGGCCAAACACGACAATGTCTACAGTTTTGGTGAAGACACCGGTGGCTTTGGTGGCGTATTCCGCGCAACCTCAGGTTTGACCGAAAAATACGGCAAGCACCGTAACTTTAATACACCACTGGTTGAGCAGGGCATCATTGGTTTTGCTAACGGTCTGGCTTCACAAGGTAGCTATGCGGTTGCGGAAATTCAGTTTGGTGACTATATATTCCCCGCGTTTGACCAAATCGTAAACGAGTCGGCTAAGTTCCGTTATCGCTCAGGTAACGAGTTTGATGTAGGCGGTTTAACCATTCGTACACCATACGGCGGTGGTATTGCTGGTGGTCACTATCACTCGCAGTCACCGGAAGCGTATTTTGCTCATACCCCGGGTATGAAAATTGTAACTCCGCGTAATCCTTACGAAGCTAAGGGTCTATTGCTGAGCGCCATTTTTGATAAAAACCCGGTGTTATTTATGGAGCCGAAGCGCCTGTATCGTGCATCGACGGGTGAGGTTCCTGAAGAAGAATACACCATTCCATTAGGCAAAGCTGACGTCGTTAAAGAAGGTACGGATATTACTGTACTGGGCTGGGGCGCACAGATGGAAGTGACCGAAAAAGCAGTCGAAAAAGCCGAAGAAGACGGTGTGTCTTGTGAAGTGATCGACTTACGGACTATTTTGCCGTGGGACGTTGAAACAGTCACTCAGTCGGTACTGAAAACCGGACGTTTGGTTATTTCTCAGGAAGCCCCGATTACCGGTGGTTTTGCCAGCGAAATTGCTGCAACGGTGCAGGATAAGTGTTTCTTATACCTTGAGTCACCCATCGCGCGTGTATCAGGTATTGATGTGCCGTATCCGTTGTGTCACGAGAAAGAGTATATGGCTGATCACTTGAAGATCTACGAAGCCATCAAACGCTCAATGAACTACTAA
- a CDS encoding dihydrolipoyllysine-residue acetyltransferase, producing the protein MSKDFILPDIGEGIVECEIVEWLVAEGDEVKEDQPVVEVMTDKAMVEIPAKDDGVVEKLYYQKGDIAKVHEPLFRINAAGDSSEAAEEKTAEKEAPKSDSKPDSNQAAGGGTTDFILPDIGEGIVECEIVEWLVAEGDEVKEDQPVVEVMTDKATVEIPAKDDGKVVKLYHKKGDIAEVHKPLFALQPAGGVQASGSGETASGSASQNNAESKPQAATKAEAEPPAKARQGKAIASPAVRRLARENDINIADVSGSGKKGRVLKKDIEAFKSGGQSAATSTDSKPTQQPAATSGGTRTEAIRGVKAAMAKQMMNSVSTIPHFTYADEFDVTNLIALREKLKEQYKEKGVRLTVMPFFIKALSLALKEFPVMNAQVNEDCTEITYFDDHNIGMAVDTKIGLLVPNVKQVQNKSIIDVANEVTRLTQAAREGKVPQADMKGGTISISNIGVIGGTVATPIINKPEAAIVALGKVQELPRFDENGNVVARKIMTVSWSGDHRIIDGGTIARFNKLWQEYLEDPTSMLVNMV; encoded by the coding sequence ATGAGTAAAGATTTTATTCTGCCCGATATCGGCGAAGGGATCGTAGAGTGCGAAATCGTTGAGTGGCTGGTAGCCGAAGGCGACGAAGTTAAAGAAGATCAGCCCGTTGTTGAGGTCATGACTGACAAAGCCATGGTTGAGATACCGGCGAAAGACGACGGTGTGGTTGAAAAGCTGTATTACCAAAAAGGCGATATTGCTAAAGTCCACGAGCCGTTATTCCGCATTAATGCTGCGGGCGATTCAAGCGAAGCTGCTGAAGAAAAAACGGCTGAGAAAGAAGCGCCAAAATCTGACAGTAAGCCAGATAGTAACCAAGCAGCTGGCGGTGGAACCACTGACTTTATTTTACCGGATATCGGTGAAGGTATTGTTGAGTGTGAAATCGTTGAGTGGTTGGTTGCTGAAGGCGATGAAGTGAAAGAAGACCAACCAGTGGTTGAGGTTATGACCGATAAAGCCACGGTTGAAATTCCAGCGAAAGATGACGGTAAAGTCGTTAAGCTGTACCACAAAAAAGGCGATATCGCCGAAGTACATAAGCCTTTATTTGCCTTGCAGCCAGCCGGCGGCGTTCAGGCTTCAGGCTCCGGCGAGACTGCTTCAGGCAGCGCTTCGCAAAACAATGCAGAGTCTAAGCCGCAGGCAGCTACAAAAGCAGAAGCTGAGCCACCTGCGAAAGCACGCCAGGGTAAAGCGATTGCCAGTCCGGCAGTACGTCGCTTAGCTCGCGAGAATGACATTAATATCGCTGACGTTTCTGGCTCTGGTAAGAAAGGTCGTGTCTTGAAAAAAGACATTGAAGCCTTCAAGTCGGGTGGTCAAAGTGCTGCAACCAGCACGGACAGCAAGCCGACTCAGCAGCCAGCAGCGACTAGCGGCGGCACGCGTACCGAAGCTATTCGTGGTGTGAAAGCGGCAATGGCTAAGCAAATGATGAACTCGGTCAGCACCATTCCTCACTTCACTTATGCCGATGAGTTCGACGTTACGAACCTGATTGCGCTGCGTGAAAAGTTGAAAGAGCAATACAAAGAAAAAGGCGTACGCTTAACTGTCATGCCGTTCTTCATTAAAGCTCTGTCGCTGGCACTAAAAGAGTTTCCGGTAATGAATGCGCAGGTGAACGAAGATTGCACAGAAATTACTTACTTCGATGACCACAACATCGGTATGGCAGTCGATACCAAAATTGGCTTGTTAGTGCCTAACGTAAAGCAGGTACAGAACAAGAGCATTATCGATGTGGCTAATGAAGTAACTCGTTTAACGCAAGCTGCTCGGGAAGGCAAAGTACCTCAGGCTGACATGAAAGGCGGTACTATTAGTATCTCTAACATTGGTGTTATTGGCGGTACGGTGGCAACACCTATCATTAACAAGCCAGAAGCAGCCATTGTCGCCTTAGGTAAAGTGCAGGAGTTACCGCGCTTTGACGAAAACGGCAATGTGGTAGCCCGTAAGATAATGACGGTAAGCTGGTCAGGCGACCATCGTATTATCGACGGCGGTACCATTGCTCGTTTCAACAAACTCTGGCAGGAATACCTCGAAGACCCAACCAGCATGCTGGTTAACATGGTCTGA
- a CDS encoding efflux RND transporter periplasmic adaptor subunit, producing MKLKKRAFIPPLIILLAILLAVLASMAAKPPEKKQQQKPAAMVEVKEVTPRDMTFLVDSQGTAVPKHSTTLVAEVSGQIISVSDKYNAGGFFKKGDALLQIDPSDYEVAVQQARAQLLQAQAALEEEKARARVAEEEWAQFKEGEAPALGLRKPQLASALAALESAEANLAMAERNLERTTIRAPYDSVLRSKQADLGQFVGAGSQIATLYGTEVAEVRLPLSDLDITYLNLPGESNTEPKVLLESQVSGVDTQWLGSLVRTEGVLDEASRVIYGVVEVKDPYNLNGETHKEPLRFGRFVQAQVEGQKVSGVMEVPTYAINPDGSVWTVGEERKLKKKAVEVVRTQANTSIVSDGLESGDLVVLTQLKNALNGMKVRLPGDPLPEQMETVTENDGQGEQVADTANSESE from the coding sequence ATGAAACTAAAAAAACGCGCTTTTATACCACCTCTCATTATTCTTTTGGCAATCTTGCTTGCCGTGTTAGCGAGCATGGCTGCTAAACCACCAGAGAAGAAACAACAGCAGAAGCCTGCGGCTATGGTCGAGGTGAAGGAAGTTACTCCGCGAGACATGACCTTCCTGGTTGATTCTCAGGGGACTGCTGTGCCGAAGCATTCCACGACTTTAGTTGCTGAAGTTAGCGGCCAAATTATTAGTGTTTCTGATAAATACAATGCTGGCGGCTTTTTCAAAAAAGGGGATGCGCTGCTCCAAATTGATCCGTCTGACTATGAAGTTGCGGTTCAACAAGCTCGAGCTCAGTTACTTCAAGCTCAGGCCGCTCTCGAGGAAGAAAAAGCTCGAGCTCGAGTGGCTGAGGAAGAGTGGGCGCAATTTAAAGAGGGTGAAGCCCCGGCTCTGGGATTACGCAAACCTCAATTAGCCAGTGCCTTAGCAGCGCTAGAGTCAGCGGAAGCTAACCTGGCTATGGCAGAACGGAACTTAGAACGTACTACAATACGTGCACCTTATGACAGCGTCTTAAGAAGCAAGCAAGCAGACTTAGGGCAGTTTGTCGGTGCCGGTTCGCAAATCGCAACCTTGTATGGAACGGAAGTGGCCGAAGTACGTCTGCCATTAAGCGACCTAGACATTACTTATTTGAACTTGCCAGGTGAGTCTAACACTGAGCCGAAAGTCCTTTTGGAGTCTCAAGTATCTGGGGTCGATACTCAGTGGTTGGGTAGTTTGGTTAGAACCGAGGGCGTTTTGGATGAAGCGAGCAGAGTTATTTATGGTGTTGTAGAAGTAAAAGACCCTTATAACCTTAATGGTGAAACACACAAAGAACCTTTGCGCTTTGGTCGATTTGTTCAGGCTCAGGTAGAAGGGCAAAAGGTCAGTGGGGTTATGGAAGTTCCAACTTATGCGATTAACCCTGATGGCTCAGTATGGACCGTTGGTGAAGAACGTAAGCTTAAGAAAAAAGCGGTTGAAGTAGTGCGTACTCAAGCAAACACAAGCATTGTCAGTGATGGCCTGGAAAGCGGGGATTTGGTTGTTCTTACGCAATTGAAGAATGCACTGAACGGAATGAAAGTTCGTCTACCCGGTGATCCACTTCCTGAGCAGATGGAAACGGTAACTGAAAATGATGGGCAGGGTGAGCAAGTCGCCGACACTGCTAATAGTGAGAGTGAGTAA
- a CDS encoding thiamine pyrophosphate-dependent dehydrogenase E1 component subunit alpha gives MAKDKKHNTEIVTKPQWFDGESVTIPMLQILKEDGSFHKGADMPEYDKDLIVKIHDTMQFIRTLDERMIAAQRQGRISFYLASRGEEAESVASAAALDDGDMIMGQYREQGALAYRGFTVEQFMNQLFSNEKDLGKGRQMPVHYGCADLNFMTISSPLGTQIPQATGYAFGQKMDKTGKCTICYFGEGAASEGDFHAALNMASVYKVPVIFFCRNNGYAISTPSQGEQYGGDGIAPRGIGYGMKTIRIDGNDVFAVLRATQEARRLAVEENEPVLIEAMSYRMSGHSTSDDPTGYRTREEEDDWKVKDPLDRLQKWMMNEGWLDKDHVEEHHAEVKAKVLAALKEAEKVPAPHIDELINDVYDEPTPLLKEQLEELKEHIRKYPDAYPKTSGRID, from the coding sequence ATGGCAAAGGATAAAAAACACAACACAGAAATTGTGACAAAACCGCAATGGTTTGACGGTGAGTCGGTCACAATTCCAATGCTGCAAATCCTCAAAGAGGACGGTAGCTTCCATAAAGGCGCTGACATGCCTGAATACGATAAAGACCTTATCGTGAAAATCCATGACACCATGCAGTTTATCCGCACATTGGACGAGCGCATGATTGCGGCACAGCGTCAGGGGCGTATTAGTTTTTACCTCGCTTCGCGTGGTGAAGAGGCTGAAAGTGTCGCTTCTGCGGCCGCATTAGATGACGGCGATATGATCATGGGGCAGTATCGCGAGCAGGGTGCGTTGGCGTACCGTGGCTTTACCGTTGAGCAGTTCATGAACCAGTTGTTCTCGAACGAAAAAGACTTAGGTAAAGGTCGCCAAATGCCGGTTCACTATGGCTGTGCTGACTTAAACTTTATGACCATTTCTTCGCCGCTGGGTACACAAATACCACAAGCGACCGGTTATGCGTTCGGGCAGAAGATGGATAAAACCGGCAAGTGTACCATTTGCTATTTCGGCGAAGGTGCTGCTTCTGAGGGTGACTTCCACGCTGCTTTGAACATGGCATCGGTTTACAAAGTGCCGGTTATTTTCTTCTGTCGTAACAATGGTTACGCCATTTCAACGCCGTCGCAAGGCGAGCAGTATGGCGGTGACGGCATTGCGCCACGCGGTATTGGTTATGGCATGAAAACCATCCGTATCGATGGTAACGACGTGTTTGCCGTACTAAGAGCGACACAAGAAGCACGTCGCTTAGCGGTGGAAGAAAACGAACCTGTACTGATTGAAGCCATGTCTTATCGTATGTCGGGTCACTCGACGTCGGACGACCCAACGGGCTATCGTACGCGCGAAGAAGAAGATGACTGGAAAGTAAAAGATCCGCTTGATCGTCTGCAAAAATGGATGATGAACGAAGGCTGGTTGGATAAAGACCATGTTGAAGAGCATCATGCAGAAGTCAAAGCGAAGGTTCTGGCTGCATTAAAAGAAGCCGAAAAAGTACCTGCGCCACATATCGATGAACTGATTAATGACGTATATGACGAACCGACGCCATTGCTGAAAGAGCAATTGGAAGAGTTGAAAGAGCATATCCGTAAGTATCCGGATGCGTATCCGAAAACGTCAGGGAGAATCGACTAA
- a CDS encoding DUF599 domain-containing protein: MLLSFLDIFALALFFFCWIGYSLFARKRAKTTHCLSSILCSLRIDWFTTVVNKENQVADASLIGNVERTVTFFASSTVLVLAGVITVLAHAEEVVTVLNEIPLSPNTNALLVQFKLAVLALIFVYAFFKFTWSIRQFGFVSVLLGASVEYHKENKTQEERDRFARHAAKVLDQSGHEYNKGLRTYYFALAYLSWFLHPAMLVISSLIVVAVLYRREYRSRVLRELLATKGFVPGKKS, from the coding sequence ATGTTGCTGTCATTCCTCGATATTTTTGCATTGGCTTTGTTCTTCTTTTGCTGGATAGGCTACTCTCTTTTTGCCCGTAAGCGCGCTAAAACCACCCATTGCCTCTCGAGTATTTTATGCTCTCTGCGAATTGACTGGTTTACGACGGTTGTAAATAAGGAAAACCAAGTTGCCGACGCTTCCCTTATTGGTAATGTTGAACGCACGGTGACTTTTTTCGCTTCCTCTACCGTGCTTGTACTGGCTGGTGTGATTACCGTGCTGGCTCATGCTGAGGAAGTCGTGACGGTTCTAAACGAAATTCCGTTGAGCCCGAACACGAATGCGCTATTGGTTCAATTTAAACTGGCTGTGCTGGCGCTCATATTTGTGTATGCATTTTTTAAATTTACCTGGTCTATTAGGCAGTTTGGTTTTGTATCAGTGCTACTGGGCGCATCGGTTGAGTATCACAAAGAGAATAAAACGCAGGAAGAGCGAGATCGTTTTGCCCGCCACGCGGCAAAAGTATTGGATCAGTCGGGACATGAGTACAATAAGGGGTTGCGTACGTATTATTTTGCGTTGGCCTATTTGTCGTGGTTTTTGCATCCGGCAATGTTAGTCATTTCAAGTCTCATTGTTGTTGCCGTTCTTTATCGTCGTGAGTATCGCTCACGGGTGCTGCGTGAGCTGTTGGCAACAAAAGGCTTTGTACCCGGGAAAAAATCATAG
- the astE gene encoding succinylglutamate desuccinylase has protein sequence MNKAFQDFLGWTCVNEWGSEETQKKILNNGVTLSIWDSGVLEVAPPKPGKKDIVLSCAVHGNETAPIEICRDIINDIITEKQTVVHRTLFLIANPASINKGERFVEENMNRLFSGAHSDGKAHNKERERAAKIEQYVRRFYETAPEGERERLHYDLHTAIRDSKREKFAVYPFTHGKPYNKHQLQFLLACGVDTVLLNQAPTTTFSYFSVNEFNAHAFTVELGKVRPFGQNDRSKFAASEQTLRRLISEDSVDFGEFDPNKHFIFKEAQTINRMNEDFELNFADDVANFTSFDKGDLLARDGDKNLYALHDGEHIIFPNANVALGQRALLTVVRVPTESLELE, from the coding sequence TTGAATAAGGCATTTCAGGACTTTTTAGGTTGGACCTGCGTCAATGAATGGGGCAGTGAAGAGACTCAGAAAAAAATATTGAATAACGGTGTCACCCTTTCCATATGGGATAGTGGTGTATTGGAAGTCGCGCCACCAAAGCCCGGTAAAAAAGACATTGTGCTATCGTGCGCCGTGCATGGCAACGAAACCGCGCCTATTGAGATATGCCGCGATATTATTAATGACATTATCACTGAAAAGCAGACAGTCGTTCATAGAACCTTATTTTTGATTGCGAATCCGGCATCTATTAATAAAGGTGAACGCTTCGTTGAAGAAAACATGAATCGATTGTTCAGTGGGGCTCATAGCGATGGTAAGGCGCACAACAAAGAGCGTGAGCGCGCGGCTAAAATTGAACAGTATGTAAGACGTTTTTATGAAACGGCCCCAGAGGGTGAGCGAGAGCGTTTACACTATGACTTGCACACTGCCATACGTGACTCAAAACGTGAAAAATTCGCTGTTTATCCATTTACTCACGGGAAACCGTACAACAAGCATCAGCTTCAATTCCTATTAGCGTGCGGTGTCGATACTGTGTTGTTAAATCAAGCACCGACAACCACGTTCTCCTACTTCAGCGTGAATGAATTTAATGCACACGCGTTTACTGTTGAATTGGGGAAAGTACGTCCGTTTGGACAAAATGACCGTTCGAAGTTCGCTGCCTCAGAGCAAACGCTACGTCGGTTAATTAGTGAAGACTCGGTCGATTTTGGTGAGTTTGACCCTAATAAACATTTTATCTTTAAAGAAGCTCAGACAATTAATCGCATGAATGAAGATTTTGAGCTTAACTTTGCTGATGACGTGGCCAACTTTACGTCTTTTGACAAGGGCGACTTATTGGCGCGAGACGGTGATAAGAACCTTTATGCACTTCATGACGGCGAACATATTATTTTCCCGAATGCTAACGTGGCTTTGGGACAAAGAGCGTTATTAACCGTAGTAAGAGTGCCAACAGAATCGCTCGAATTGGAATAG